In one Saimiri boliviensis isolate mSaiBol1 chromosome 3, mSaiBol1.pri, whole genome shotgun sequence genomic region, the following are encoded:
- the LOC120363155 gene encoding LOW QUALITY PROTEIN: tripartite motif-containing protein 60-like (The sequence of the model RefSeq protein was modified relative to this genomic sequence to represent the inferred CDS: deleted 1 base in 1 codon; substituted 1 base at 1 genomic stop codon) — protein sequence MAFQGILAELQADASCPICLGYLKDPVTTHCGHNFCRSCIHQRWENLLDIFPCPVCLHHCPEGTLGRNTQFGRMTDAVQQLPDMRRKSKRQEEEPLCGKHCQRLTLFCEKDLELLCPQCRVSSDHQHHPLLPIEQAAAKYRRRLKSYIQPLKEEIEDAKMRREATILKYLNEKRKIEIRRKELHSEFEEIKAPLVKEQSAICDSLLVEEKDAYEKLTENQRQISDHLFVLQNLLKEVTEKCFQGDLDVPTGIENIYNTCENLKAPAVCSHEFKKKSLGLLPHYFGLQRMMSTFQEDLTLDPETAHPSLTISRDRKSVIFSRMHPGFIDNPESLSFYPAVRSCEGFDAGRHFWHVEAQWLTFKQWLAVPSVWITCFPCPFCHVCCPERKLTSNPQLGHLTEIAKQLQIRSKRKRQEEKHVCKKHNQVLTFFCREDLELLCPRCRFSTDHQLHCVRPRKKAASHHRKKLEEYNAAWKEGVELTEKIITVQTRKSLELKKKVKHKEEEVRSEFEQLRLFLQKEQETVLGQLQAEETDILAQLNESLRKFSDHTSSLKYLLKEIESTYVKPGLELLANVKDIYHRYKNFKFPEPFSFRLKEYGYRLPPQYSGLXKIIKRFQVDVILDPETAHHKLVVSADRKTVRYGNTVQNLPSNPTRFYRLPAVVGSKGYSSGRQYWEVEVKDKPEWILGVCDDSLPRRRKRSPTLVQNGLWGIRRSGRDNYIVLGHEEINPLPKVAPSKIGIFLDYEMSEISFYNVNDSSLLYTFNNDFTGPLWPYFYTGMDSKPLKISRVKDCE from the exons ATGGCCTTCCAAGGGATCCTTGCTGAGCTCCAAGCAGACGCCAGCTGCCCCATCTGCCTGGGTTACCTCAAGGACCCAGTCACCACTCATTGTGGGCACAACTTCTGCCGCTCCTGCATCCACCAGCGCTGGGAAAACCTACTGGACATCTTCCCCTGCCCCGTGTGCCTCCACCACTGCCCCGAAGGGACCCTCGGGAGAAACACCCAATTTGGCCGCATGACTGATGCGGTTCAGCAGCTTCCCGACATGAGGAGGAAGAGCAAACGGCAGGAGGAGGAGCCCCTGTGTGGGAAGCACTGCCAGCGTCTGACCCTGTTCTGTGAGAAGGACCTGGAGCTGTTGTGTCCCCAGTGCAGGGTCTCCTCTGACCACCAGCACCACCCCCTGCTGCCCATTGAGCAAGCTGCAGCCAAATACAGGAGAAGGCTCAAAAGCTACATTCAGCCACTAAAGGAGGAAATTGAAGACGCCAAGATGCGACGTGAAGCGacgattttgaaatatttgaatgagaaaagaaaaatagaaataaggagGAAGGAATTACACTCTGAATTTGAAGAAATTAAGGCTCCCTTGGTAAAGGAACAGTCTGCAATTTGTGACTCTTTACTTGTTGAAGAGAAGGATGCTTACGaaaaactcactgaaaaccaaagacaaatttCAGACCATTTATTTGTACTACAAAATCTGTTAAAAGAAGTAACGGAGAAGTGTTTTCAGGGAGACCTGGATGTGCCGACAGGTATTGAGAACATCTACAACACCTGTGAAAACCTGAAAGCCCCTGCAGTCTGCTCACATGAATTCAAGAAGAAGAGCTTGGGGCTCCTTCCGCATTATTTTGGCCTCCAAAGAATGATGAGCACATTTCAGGAAGATTTGACGCTAGACCCGGAAACAGCCCACCCTAGTCTTACTAtctcaagagacagaaagagtgtGATCTTTAGTAGGATGCATCCAGGCTTTATCGACAATCCTGAGTCATTGAGTTTTTACCCAGCTGTCCGGAGCTGTGAGGGCTTTGATGCTGGGAGACACTTTTGGCACGTGGAA GCTCAATGGCTGACCTTCAAGCAGTGGCTAGCTGTCCCGTCTGTCTGGATTACTTGCTTTCCCTGCCCTTTTTGCCACGTTTGCTGTCCCGAAAGGAAATTGACAAGCAATCCTCAACTGGGTCATTTGACTGAAATTGCTAAGCAACTCCAGATAAGAAGCAAGAGAAAGCGGCAGGAAGAGAAGCATGTATGTAAGAAGCATAATCAGGTTTTGACCTTTTTCTGTCGGGAAGACCTAGAGCTTTTATGTCCAAGGTGCCGTTTCTCCACTGATCACCAGCTTCACTGTGTTCGGCCCAGAAAGAAGGCTGCCTCCCATCACAGGAAAAAATTGGAGGAATACAATGCTGCATGGAAGGAGGGAGTGGAACtaactgaa aaaatcataacTGTACAAACCAGAAAATCGTTAGAACTgaagaaaaaggtaaaacataAGGAAGAAGAAGTCAGGTCTGAATTTGAGCAACTTAGGTTATTTCTCCAAAAGGAGCAAGAGACTGTTCTTGGGCAATTACAAGCTGAAGAGACGGATATTTTAGCACAACTAAATGAAAGCCTAAGAAAATTCTCAGATCATACCTCCTCATTAAAATATctactaaaggagatagagagcACATATGTAAAGCCAGGACTGGAATTACTGGCAAATGTTAAGGATATCTATCACAGGTACAAAAATTTCAAATTCCCTGAACCTTTTTCATTCAGATTAAAAGAATACGGTTACCGTCTGCCTCCACAATATTCTGGCCTATAGAAAATTATCAAGCGATTTCAAGTAGATGTAATTCTAGATCCTGAAACAGCACATCATAAACTTGTAGTGTCAGCAGATAGGAAAACTGTGCGCTATGGAAATACAGTGCAAAACTTACCTTCAAACCCAACAAGATTTTATCGCCTCCCAGCTGTTGTGGGTTCTAAGGGCTATAGTAGTGGCCGGCAGTACTGGGAAGTAGAAGTGAAAGACAAGCCTGAATGGATCCTTGGTGTCTGTGATGACTCTCTTCCCAGAAGGAGGAAGCGCTCACCAACATTAGTACAGAATGGATTGTGGGGAATTCGGCGATCTGGTCGGGATAATTATATTGTATTGGGTCATGAGGAAATTAATCCGCTGCCAAAAGTAGCACCTAGTAAGATTGGCATTTTTTTAGACTATGAAATGAGTGAGATTTCCTTTTATAATGTGAATGATAGCTCTCTACTGTATACTTTTAATAATGATTTTACAGGGCCACTTTGGCCTTATTTTTATACTGGAATGGACTCAAAACCTCTTAAAATTTCTAGAGTAAAAGATTGTGAATAA